Proteins found in one Campylobacter canadensis genomic segment:
- a CDS encoding cell division ATP-binding protein FtsE, whose product MNSVILHAKNLSIAYKNEVIIKNASFDAKEGEFIFITGKSGSGKTTIIKSLFGEIDFNGELFVNYKNLKNINPISLLKLRRSIGIVFQDYKLISDLKVFENIALPLKIAGLSNAKVTKHTNMLLDYIKLSHKAKKYPYELSGGEQQRIAVARAIIHNPKLIICDEPTGNLDIHSADIIWQMLEGAKKSFNSCVLVTTHHIPNAINFAYRHFNIENGVLNEFF is encoded by the coding sequence ATGAATAGTGTAATTTTACACGCAAAAAATCTAAGTATTGCTTATAAAAATGAAGTAATAATAAAAAACGCTTCTTTTGATGCAAAAGAAGGCGAATTTATTTTTATAACAGGAAAAAGCGGTAGTGGTAAAACAACTATTATTAAAAGTTTGTTTGGCGAGATTGATTTTAATGGAGAATTATTTGTAAATTATAAAAATCTAAAAAATATTAATCCTATTTCTCTTTTAAAGCTTAGAAGAAGTATAGGTATTGTTTTTCAAGATTATAAATTAATTTCAGATTTAAAAGTATTTGAAAATATTGCCTTGCCATTAAAAATAGCTGGTTTATCAAATGCTAAAGTAACAAAGCATACAAATATGCTTTTAGATTACATAAAATTATCTCATAAAGCAAAAAAATACCCTTATGAGTTAAGCGGTGGCGAGCAGCAAAGAATTGCGGTTGCAAGGGCTATTATTCATAATCCTAAGCTAATAATTTGCGATGAACCAACAGGGAATTTAGATATTCATTCAGCAGATATTATTTGGCAAATGCTTGAAGGTGCTAAAAAAAGTTTTAATTCTTGTGTTTTAGTAACAACTCACCACATTCCAAATGCTATTAATTTTGCTTATAGGCATTTTAATATTGAAAATGGAGTTTTAAATGAATTCTTTTAA
- the trmB gene encoding tRNA (guanosine(46)-N7)-methyltransferase TrmB, protein MPNFKCKNIKELSLPFSKDGVGFCFQTKYEQNKKFIFTKVNDESFFLQINKKDEYVVKIDKLSKITNLQLMQKALEVFMNNFCEDITNKAFYFNENKKLANNILSSALAAANYINNCKKDVFIEIGFGSGRHLLKQAQNNKEAIFIGIEIHKPSLIQVSNLAKDLDNILLLDFDARMVLKLLKNNSINGLYLHFPVPWDDAISRRVISKEFKEELFRILKINAFFELRSDSLNYTKYALELFSDDDYVLLKNKEAFIVSKYEARWQKMGKDIYDFIFYKKEDKTNDVNKKEYDLNFSVKKLKKCFFKAEDYFVKLDRIYDCDDAFKIARISYGAFHSPSSSYILVKDKINFLFFDFCASNENIKALEKLKELLNE, encoded by the coding sequence ATGCCGAATTTTAAGTGTAAAAATATAAAAGAACTTTCTTTGCCTTTTAGTAAAGATGGCGTTGGCTTTTGTTTTCAAACAAAATATGAGCAAAATAAAAAATTCATCTTTACTAAAGTTAATGATGAGAGCTTTTTTTTGCAAATTAATAAAAAAGATGAATATGTAGTAAAAATTGATAAATTAAGCAAAATTACTAATTTGCAATTAATGCAAAAGGCTTTAGAAGTTTTTATGAATAATTTTTGTGAAGATATTACAAACAAAGCCTTTTATTTTAATGAAAACAAAAAACTAGCAAATAATATACTCTCAAGTGCTTTAGCTGCTGCAAATTACATTAATAATTGTAAAAAAGATGTATTTATTGAAATTGGCTTTGGCAGCGGAAGACACCTTTTAAAACAAGCACAAAACAATAAAGAAGCTATTTTTATTGGTATTGAAATACATAAACCTAGCTTAATTCAAGTTAGCAATCTTGCTAAGGATTTAGATAATATTTTATTACTTGATTTTGATGCAAGAATGGTGCTTAAATTATTAAAAAACAATAGTATTAACGGGCTTTATTTACACTTTCCTGTACCTTGGGATGATGCGATTAGCAGAAGGGTTATTTCTAAAGAATTTAAAGAAGAATTATTTAGAATTTTAAAAATTAATGCCTTTTTTGAATTAAGAAGCGATAGTTTAAATTATACAAAATATGCCTTAGAGCTTTTTAGCGATGATGATTATGTATTGCTAAAAAACAAAGAAGCTTTTATAGTAAGCAAATATGAAGCTAGATGGCAAAAAATGGGCAAGGATATATATGATTTTATCTTTTATAAAAAAGAAGATAAAACAAATGATGTAAATAAAAAAGAATACGATTTAAACTTTAGTGTAAAAAAACTAAAAAAATGCTTTTTTAAAGCAGAGGATTATTTTGTAAAACTTGATAGAATTTATGATTGTGATGATGCTTTTAAAATAGCAAGAATTTCTTATGGGGCTTTTCATTCTCCAAGCTCATCTTATATTTTAGTAAAAGATAAAATCAACTTTTTATTTTTTGATTTTTGTGCAAGTAATGAAAATATAAAAGCTCTTGAAAAATTAAAGGAATTATTAAATGAATAG
- a CDS encoding fibronectin type III domain-containing protein gives MTKITHYACLGILAFSLAACGANGVKNLPTLDSISQIKNIKTLKDMQEIAFEWDPLYDENIEGFLIYASKNDESEKKLIANIKDKYKTHYVHTKLEPNTIYNYSFIAYTKEALSKESVISVKTSTKVEPVPFVQAISGLPNKIKIIWRPHPDARVSSYIVVKQSANSDKFKEIASVDNRLSAEYIDNTKPNEYAKYAVIAKTYNGIKSDLSEFKEATSKVLPPMITNLSATTNVPKKIILTWDAPIYKDFSHYKIYSSNSKFLPFSLLATTKNTNYTDEVEKDAYNKTYYVTMVDVDGLESKSDGIYVTGMSLDKPKTPIFTGYNILNDNSIYISFKASDNRVKKFNILKNSQEFLNNVSQNNFTDSAYTKGDTYQIIGIDEYGISSNISDKLKIK, from the coding sequence ATGACAAAGATTACGCATTACGCTTGCTTAGGGATTTTAGCATTTAGTTTAGCAGCTTGTGGAGCAAATGGTGTAAAAAATTTACCTACTCTTGATAGCATTTCTCAAATTAAAAATATAAAAACATTAAAAGATATGCAAGAAATTGCCTTTGAATGGGACCCGCTTTATGATGAAAATATTGAAGGCTTTTTAATTTACGCTAGTAAAAATGATGAAAGCGAAAAGAAATTAATTGCTAATATAAAAGATAAATACAAAACTCATTATGTGCATACAAAATTAGAGCCTAATACAATTTATAATTATTCTTTTATTGCTTACACAAAAGAAGCCTTATCAAAAGAAAGTGTAATAAGTGTAAAAACAAGCACAAAGGTAGAACCTGTGCCTTTTGTACAAGCAATTTCAGGCTTACCAAATAAAATAAAAATAATCTGGAGACCGCACCCTGATGCAAGGGTTAGCTCTTACATAGTAGTAAAACAAAGTGCAAATTCTGATAAATTTAAAGAAATAGCAAGTGTAGATAATAGATTAAGCGCAGAATACATTGATAATACAAAACCAAACGAGTATGCAAAATACGCAGTAATAGCAAAAACTTACAATGGAATTAAAAGCGATTTAAGCGAATTTAAAGAAGCTACAAGCAAGGTTTTACCACCTATGATTACTAATTTAAGCGCTACAACCAATGTGCCTAAAAAAATTATTTTAACTTGGGATGCGCCTATTTATAAAGATTTTTCACATTATAAAATTTATAGTTCTAATTCTAAATTTTTACCATTTAGCCTTTTAGCAACTACAAAAAACACAAATTACACAGACGAAGTAGAAAAAGATGCTTATAATAAAACTTATTATGTAACTATGGTTGATGTTGATGGACTTGAGAGTAAAAGCGATGGAATTTATGTTACAGGTATGAGCCTTGATAAGCCAAAAACTCCTATTTTTACAGGTTATAATATTTTAAATGATAATAGTATTTATATTAGCTTTAAAGCCTCTGATAACCGTGTAAAAAAGTTTAATATTCTTAAAAATTCTCAAGAATTTTTAAATAATGTAAGCCAAAATAATTTTACTGATAGTGCTTATACAAAAGGCGATACTTATCAAATAATAGGTATTGATGAATATGGTATTAGCTCAAATATAAGCGATAAATTAAAGATAAAATAA
- a CDS encoding RluA family pseudouridine synthase — translation MSKIISTSTQRLDVFLSTYLNLSRNQIATLIKNEKVKVNSKIVKASFKLNIDDEIEYEFIQAKEKENKYEAKFDVEIIYEDDDILLVNKPINVATHGASSLKEASLVEWLLQNNYKLCDINGNFRAGIVHRLDKATSGALIVAKNNSSYEFLANEIKNRLVDRIYLAITNDFINKDYIECYIKRNEKNRLKMQALSLEECKKKYKENIDKYGKLSKTNFINLDKNNKAALIAAKLQSGRTHQIRVSLASVNRYILGDTLYAKNQNEKRLMLHSFFIAFTHPQSKKRMQFIANFDENFKEKLQEFKKETYDKDYALRLLRDFSI, via the coding sequence TTGAGTAAAATCATTTCTACTAGCACACAAAGACTTGATGTTTTTTTATCAACTTACTTAAATTTATCAAGAAATCAAATTGCTACTTTGATTAAAAATGAAAAAGTAAAGGTAAATTCTAAAATAGTAAAAGCTTCTTTTAAGCTAAATATTGATGATGAAATAGAATATGAATTTATACAAGCAAAAGAAAAAGAAAACAAATATGAAGCAAAATTTGATGTAGAAATAATTTACGAAGATGATGATATTTTGCTTGTAAATAAGCCAATTAATGTAGCAACCCACGGAGCAAGTTCTTTAAAAGAAGCTTCCTTGGTTGAATGGCTATTGCAAAATAATTATAAATTATGCGATATAAATGGTAATTTTAGAGCTGGTATTGTACATAGGCTAGATAAAGCCACAAGCGGAGCTTTAATAGTTGCAAAAAATAATAGTTCTTATGAATTTTTAGCAAATGAAATTAAAAATAGATTAGTTGATAGAATTTATTTAGCAATCACAAATGATTTTATAAACAAAGATTACATTGAATGCTACATAAAAAGAAATGAAAAAAATCGCTTAAAAATGCAAGCTTTAAGCCTTGAAGAATGCAAGAAAAAATATAAAGAAAATATAGACAAATACGGTAAATTATCAAAAACTAATTTTATTAATTTAGATAAAAACAATAAAGCTGCTTTAATAGCTGCAAAACTGCAAAGCGGTAGAACTCATCAAATTAGAGTAAGCCTTGCTAGTGTTAATCGTTATATTTTAGGAGATACACTTTATGCAAAAAATCAAAATGAAAAAAGATTAATGTTGCATTCATTTTTTATTGCTTTTACTCATCCGCAAAGTAAAAAAAGAATGCAATTTATTGCTAATTTTGATGAAAATTTTAAAGAAAAATTACAAGAATTTAAAAAGGAGACTTATGACAAAGATTACGCATTACGCTTGCTTAGGGATTTTAGCATTTAG
- a CDS encoding FtsW/RodA/SpoVE family cell cycle protein, whose protein sequence is MIRLDGKIFTHFDFILPFLVFPIIAFSFLLINEANEILSHKQILYIIVGFFAFFIFFLLPIRKFLWLIPFFYWFCILLLLLVDLIGTTKLGAQRWLEIPFTPFTIQPSEIFKPAFLLMLAYQIKLNPPPKEGYGLKMFIKLSFFILLPFVLIKSEPDLGSALIILIVGYATLFLIGVNYKIWLGIFISLAIALPVIYESLHSYQKKRINDFLSKEPSYQVKQSIIAIGSGGLNGKSKTQATQTHFKFLPISTSDFIFAYTIERYGFFGACALLFTYLLLIMHLLSINQKLKKDFFSRTFICALAFLIFIYVGVNVSMTIGFAPVVGVPLPFFSYGGSSFVTFMVLFGIYENLLAFRFDPNYKLIRINFN, encoded by the coding sequence TTGATAAGGTTAGATGGCAAAATTTTTACTCATTTTGATTTTATTTTACCTTTTTTAGTCTTTCCTATAATAGCCTTTTCTTTTTTGCTAATTAATGAAGCAAATGAAATTTTATCTCACAAGCAAATTTTATACATAATTGTTGGATTTTTTGCTTTTTTTATATTTTTTTTATTGCCTATTAGGAAATTTTTGTGGCTTATACCTTTTTTTTATTGGTTTTGCATTTTGCTTTTATTGCTTGTGGATTTAATAGGAACTACAAAATTAGGCGCTCAAAGATGGCTTGAAATACCATTTACACCTTTTACAATACAACCAAGCGAGATTTTTAAACCAGCCTTTTTGCTAATGCTTGCTTATCAAATTAAGCTTAACCCACCGCCAAAAGAAGGTTATGGCTTAAAGATGTTTATCAAGCTTAGTTTTTTTATTTTATTGCCTTTTGTTTTGATAAAAAGTGAGCCAGATTTAGGCTCGGCTTTAATTATTTTAATTGTTGGTTATGCTACTTTATTTTTAATTGGGGTAAATTATAAAATTTGGCTTGGAATTTTTATTTCTTTAGCTATTGCCTTGCCTGTAATTTATGAAAGTTTGCATTCTTATCAAAAAAAGAGAATCAACGATTTTTTAAGCAAGGAGCCAAGCTATCAAGTAAAACAAAGCATAATCGCAATTGGTTCAGGCGGTTTAAATGGCAAAAGCAAAACCCAAGCAACACAAACTCATTTTAAATTTTTACCAATTAGTACTAGCGATTTTATTTTTGCTTATACTATTGAAAGATATGGCTTTTTTGGTGCTTGTGCTTTACTTTTTACATATTTGCTTTTAATTATGCACCTTTTAAGTATAAATCAGAAGTTGAAAAAGGACTTTTTTTCAAGAACCTTTATTTGTGCCTTAGCCTTTTTAATCTTTATTTATGTTGGAGTTAATGTTTCAATGACTATTGGCTTTGCTCCTGTGGTTGGGGTTCCGTTGCCTTTTTTTTCTTACGGTGGTAGCTCTTTTGTTACCTTTATGGTGCTTTTTGGTATTTATGAAAATTTACTTGCTTTTAGATTTGACCCTAACTATAAACTCATAAGAATTAACTTTAATTAA